The following proteins are co-located in the uncultured Draconibacterium sp. genome:
- a CDS encoding alpha-galactosidase: MISDKLGRRNFLKYCTATAIGSGLMINPLSVFSNENEKLKQKKEKFKLSKPRWIIYDNGSYDLISKEIILKNCRPSIDGQGVMPKNVFLGDSPKGKRIVYELPGGFLMLDLKTNKDNISIGAEFSGFSRAPRWFCPISQAEVLGVNHYFKQGFGTDGNSGVFPIQNEKNKKLPQSWSSDSFMAFGFLGNEETIAIGNTVQNDFLQRFTIYNRPHSTGINNKINENQVFLESGMLLDEIDIENEYIKLPELHFYTGNRPLETFQELAWQTSRQSGARQGSPTSYHWISPQTTNHADCCENLKTQIANAKEKSLLLHTFCIKNYCIEGDWLEPFKDWTGGLDNAARTIYKDGFRAGISLSPFRVSENSKIYKTHIDWLIKDNYNQEIVEDTVNGEKFYALDASHPGVEKYISKVFRALRKMGFIFYETPHLSYAFKDSNEVNRKVVAKSSVQIFRDICSLIRTEIGPGSLWMAGETPYSPLLGFADIVKVNSQPEGNWTREKLNNFMREAWYTHYFNNIYWQNSPGEITLSEENGLNKAEIESFALWTGFLGGAVGTSDNFTELNDNQLNVFRFLEPSKQQQNAYLPFWPNYDSVKVAIRTYKNPTAWAVLLFNDKSESVQQNFEIFDLIEKDEIFVYSWDEHKMTFGNLEQLRVSLEPFQTKLFYLTEKDEAPNQDLTLGGKMPKEK; this comes from the coding sequence ATGATCAGCGATAAACTGGGAAGGCGAAACTTTCTGAAATATTGTACTGCAACTGCTATAGGCAGTGGTCTAATGATCAACCCCTTGAGCGTGTTTTCGAATGAAAACGAAAAGCTCAAACAAAAAAAGGAAAAATTTAAACTATCAAAACCGCGGTGGATAATTTACGACAACGGGAGTTACGACCTGATTTCGAAGGAGATTATCCTGAAAAACTGCAGGCCTTCCATTGACGGTCAGGGTGTTATGCCAAAAAATGTCTTTCTTGGCGATTCTCCAAAAGGCAAGCGCATTGTATACGAACTTCCCGGTGGTTTTCTGATGCTCGATTTAAAAACCAACAAAGACAACATTTCGATTGGTGCCGAATTTAGCGGATTTTCAAGGGCTCCACGGTGGTTTTGCCCGATTTCGCAAGCCGAAGTGCTGGGTGTTAACCACTATTTTAAACAAGGTTTTGGCACCGATGGGAACAGTGGCGTTTTTCCAATTCAAAATGAGAAGAATAAGAAGCTGCCCCAAAGTTGGAGTTCGGACAGTTTTATGGCTTTTGGCTTTCTTGGCAATGAAGAAACCATTGCCATTGGAAATACAGTTCAAAACGATTTTTTACAGCGTTTTACCATTTATAACCGGCCTCATTCAACCGGTATCAACAATAAAATTAACGAAAACCAGGTATTTCTTGAATCGGGAATGTTACTCGACGAAATTGACATCGAGAATGAATACATAAAACTACCTGAGCTTCATTTTTATACCGGCAACCGACCGCTCGAAACATTTCAGGAACTTGCGTGGCAAACAAGTCGTCAATCCGGTGCCCGACAAGGCTCACCCACAAGTTACCACTGGATATCGCCGCAAACAACAAATCATGCTGATTGCTGCGAAAATTTAAAGACACAGATAGCAAATGCAAAGGAAAAATCGCTTTTACTACATACATTCTGTATTAAAAACTATTGTATTGAAGGAGATTGGCTTGAGCCATTTAAAGACTGGACCGGGGGATTAGATAATGCTGCACGAACCATTTATAAAGATGGATTTAGAGCCGGAATCTCACTTTCGCCTTTTCGGGTGTCGGAGAACAGTAAAATTTACAAAACGCACATAGACTGGCTGATAAAAGACAATTACAACCAGGAAATAGTTGAAGACACCGTAAACGGAGAGAAATTTTATGCGCTGGATGCAAGCCATCCAGGAGTAGAAAAATACATTTCAAAGGTATTTCGTGCTTTACGTAAAATGGGTTTTATTTTTTACGAGACGCCACATTTGAGTTACGCATTTAAAGATTCGAACGAAGTTAACCGTAAAGTGGTTGCAAAATCTTCGGTTCAAATATTTAGAGATATATGTTCTCTTATCAGAACTGAAATTGGTCCTGGAAGTTTATGGATGGCCGGAGAAACTCCCTATTCTCCACTGCTTGGGTTTGCCGACATTGTAAAAGTTAACAGTCAACCGGAAGGAAACTGGACACGCGAAAAGCTAAATAACTTTATGCGCGAAGCGTGGTACACACATTATTTCAATAATATTTATTGGCAAAACTCACCCGGAGAAATTACCTTATCGGAAGAAAATGGTTTAAATAAAGCTGAAATAGAAAGTTTTGCATTATGGACCGGCTTTTTAGGTGGTGCGGTTGGCACATCGGATAACTTTACTGAATTAAATGATAACCAACTTAATGTTTTTCGATTTTTAGAGCCAAGTAAACAACAACAAAATGCTTACCTGCCCTTTTGGCCGAATTATGATTCGGTAAAAGTTGCCATTCGAACCTATAAAAATCCAACCGCCTGGGCAGTGCTTTTATTTAACGACAAATCAGAATCGGTGCAACAAAACTTTGAGATTTTTGATTTGATTGAAAAAGACGAGATTTTTGTGTATTCGTGGGACGAGCACAAAATGACATTTGGAAACCTGGAACAGCTTCGGGTTTCGTTAGAACCTTTTCAAACAAAGCTTTTCTATTTAACTGAAAAAGATGAAGCGCCGAATCAGGATTTGACTTTGGGAGGTAAAATGCCAAAAGAAAAATAA
- a CDS encoding peptidylprolyl isomerase, with the protein MKKYIILSLFFLAVFVQSQAQTLPQVKIATQMGDIIVEIDTIKAPVTALNFLNHVKEGTFNNGVFYRVVRMDNQPNNDVKIEVIQGGVFTEVRFEKIPPIVHETTEQTGIKHLDGTISMARMAPGSASTEFFICVNDQPELDFGGKRNPDGQGFAAFGQVVEGMDVVRKIQQLKDEGQTLVEKVAFKTECIK; encoded by the coding sequence ATGAAGAAATACATCATACTAAGTCTTTTTTTTCTTGCGGTGTTTGTACAAAGTCAGGCACAAACTTTGCCCCAGGTAAAAATAGCAACACAAATGGGCGATATAATTGTAGAAATTGACACCATTAAAGCACCGGTTACGGCTCTTAATTTTTTAAATCATGTGAAGGAAGGCACTTTTAACAATGGTGTTTTTTATCGAGTTGTACGAATGGATAACCAACCCAACAACGATGTGAAAATTGAAGTGATTCAGGGAGGTGTTTTTACAGAAGTGAGATTTGAGAAAATTCCGCCGATTGTACATGAAACAACAGAGCAAACCGGAATTAAGCATTTAGATGGTACCATTTCGATGGCACGTATGGCTCCCGGAAGTGCTTCCACCGAATTTTTTATTTGTGTAAACGACCAACCCGAACTTGATTTTGGAGGAAAACGTAATCCTGACGGTCAGGGTTTTGCAGCATTTGGACAAGTTGTGGAAGGAATGGATGTGGTTCGGAAAATTCAGCAATTAAAAGATGAGGGGCAAACGCTGGTGGAAAAAGTGGCTTTTAAAACAGAGTGTATAAAATAG
- a CDS encoding lipid-binding protein, with translation MKKYLIYMLAFVSIVLSSCDEKEDYEQINSQVVDAAGEWWIKFSKADYETGYLKVWTFNTADDLATEMWISDEGNWKDIKFKCPVNISALTFGGSNLDNVNSESIVEVTNGKIEIGAGLSTTGVVTDKISFEIKFSDEPGIVYTAEGTRKTGFIEDEH, from the coding sequence ATGAAAAAATATCTGATATATATGTTAGCGTTTGTAAGTATTGTTCTTTCATCGTGCGATGAAAAAGAGGACTACGAACAAATAAATTCACAGGTAGTGGATGCTGCCGGTGAATGGTGGATAAAATTCTCGAAGGCTGATTACGAAACGGGCTATTTAAAAGTATGGACTTTTAACACAGCCGATGATCTGGCTACTGAAATGTGGATTTCGGATGAAGGCAACTGGAAAGACATTAAATTTAAGTGCCCGGTTAATATTTCTGCTCTTACATTTGGAGGAAGCAACCTGGATAATGTAAATTCAGAGTCAATTGTTGAAGTAACAAACGGCAAAATTGAAATTGGTGCCGGCCTTTCAACTACCGGGGTTGTAACCGATAAAATTTCGTTTGAAATTAAATTTAGCGACGAACCGGGAATTGTTTACACAGCCGAAGGAACAAGAAAAACAGGCTTTATCGAAGACGAACACTAA
- a CDS encoding SusD/RagB family nutrient-binding outer membrane lipoprotein, which yields MKKLSIIFSLVLLLSSCDKFLDINENPNYPSDVSDELLLTSGIAAVTNVYCADWGLIGSFWSQHWAQNNTSSQYKIYESYAISSNTNVIERSYRAMFVDGLSDNEIFLKKVEANENWGAYLMGAVIKAYGFQYLVDMYGNVPYTEAFLGLDKLNPIIDRGEDIYANIYQLLIDALDKDFSNYVIENYELNDIIFEGDIDYWAEFANSLRLRILLRQFDANSAFATAEITQLIADMEAENIYLLDKDVAVTNFEDADSKSNPLYESDQRQLNTTNNLKACATFVSYLEANEDTRIESLFTPVSGAFLGLVPGSYNVPSTEFEAPNLIASPIVEPEMPVYWMTFAESELLIAEAYLRLGNVEMAKAYYESGVAESFSRMGADIGDLLSGAYAFPTSGFNDQLKAIIMQKWVDAAEGGRGIESHIERVRTGYPEETTINDQIQVGYTLPAEYIPGTLIYSKKGTTGGILPRRFPYPDSELNFNSNAAEYKALSDADVILQKVWWKN from the coding sequence ATGAAAAAGTTATCTATTATATTTAGTTTAGTCCTGTTATTATCTTCATGCGATAAATTTCTGGACATTAACGAAAATCCAAACTATCCAAGTGATGTTTCGGATGAATTGCTACTTACTTCAGGTATTGCTGCTGTAACCAATGTATATTGTGCCGATTGGGGTTTAATTGGTTCTTTTTGGTCGCAACACTGGGCTCAAAACAATACATCATCGCAATACAAAATCTACGAATCGTATGCAATAAGCAGTAATACAAATGTTATTGAACGTTCGTACCGCGCCATGTTTGTCGACGGATTAAGCGATAATGAAATCTTCCTGAAAAAGGTTGAAGCCAATGAAAACTGGGGGGCCTATTTAATGGGGGCTGTAATTAAAGCCTATGGTTTTCAGTATTTGGTTGATATGTATGGAAATGTTCCTTACACCGAAGCATTTCTTGGCCTGGATAAATTAAATCCGATTATTGACAGAGGAGAAGATATTTACGCAAATATCTACCAATTATTGATTGATGCACTGGACAAAGATTTCTCGAATTATGTAATTGAAAACTACGAATTAAACGATATAATTTTTGAAGGAGACATTGATTACTGGGCTGAATTTGCCAACTCATTACGCCTTCGGATTCTGCTACGACAATTTGATGCTAATTCGGCTTTTGCAACTGCTGAAATCACCCAACTAATTGCCGATATGGAAGCCGAGAACATTTACTTACTGGATAAAGATGTGGCAGTTACAAACTTTGAAGATGCCGACAGCAAATCGAATCCTTTGTACGAAAGCGATCAGCGACAGTTAAATACAACCAATAATTTAAAAGCATGTGCCACATTTGTGTCGTATCTCGAAGCAAATGAAGACACACGTATCGAAAGTTTGTTTACACCTGTTTCCGGAGCCTTTTTAGGATTGGTTCCAGGGTCGTATAACGTTCCTTCTACCGAATTTGAAGCACCAAATTTAATCGCCTCACCAATAGTTGAACCCGAAATGCCCGTTTATTGGATGACTTTTGCTGAATCGGAATTATTAATTGCTGAAGCATATCTTAGACTTGGAAATGTAGAAATGGCAAAAGCATATTACGAAAGTGGTGTTGCCGAATCATTCAGCCGAATGGGAGCCGACATTGGCGATTTACTTAGCGGAGCTTATGCATTCCCAACAAGCGGATTTAACGATCAGTTAAAGGCAATTATTATGCAAAAATGGGTAGATGCTGCCGAAGGTGGTCGCGGAATAGAATCGCACATTGAACGCGTAAGAACCGGTTATCCGGAAGAAACCACAATCAACGACCAAATTCAAGTTGGCTATACATTACCTGCCGAATACATTCCGGGTACGCTAATTTACAGTAAAAAAGGTACCACCGGTGGAATTCTTCCACGAAGATTTCCTTATCCCGACAGTGAGTTGAATTTTAACTCAAACGCTGCTGAGTACAAGGCACTATCCGATGCCGATGTGATTTTACAAAAAGTATGGTGGAAAAATTAA
- a CDS encoding BT_2262 family domain-containing protein, whose amino-acid sequence MKVLTYSIILIAAVFTLASCEKDYESYVTETPAPIMELYGSNPLVLFKGTPYEDPGIYAAEIVNGEETEISYEILNEVNVDVTGTYKLQYKVTNSQGVDFYISRNVSIVSFTGYDVFEIPSGTYDGIRVNRGFGGLVYITKLAPGVYQISDLLGGYYDQYVGYGPSTAAPAILVIEEDGTIRTELGNAPGFGEDVYGNNFAFDAENNVLTYTAVFEDGFNFAVQLTLQ is encoded by the coding sequence ATGAAAGTATTAACATATTCAATCATTCTGATAGCTGCCGTTTTCACACTCGCCTCCTGCGAAAAAGATTACGAAAGTTATGTAACAGAAACTCCTGCTCCTATAATGGAATTATATGGAAGCAATCCACTGGTTCTTTTTAAAGGCACACCTTATGAAGACCCGGGCATATATGCCGCTGAAATAGTAAATGGAGAAGAAACAGAAATTAGTTACGAAATATTAAATGAGGTAAATGTTGATGTTACCGGAACATACAAATTACAGTACAAGGTTACCAATTCTCAGGGAGTTGATTTTTATATTTCCCGCAATGTAAGTATTGTAAGTTTTACCGGGTACGATGTGTTTGAAATCCCTTCAGGAACTTACGATGGAATTCGAGTGAACAGAGGGTTTGGCGGATTAGTGTACATCACAAAACTGGCACCAGGTGTTTACCAAATAAGCGATTTATTGGGCGGTTATTACGACCAATATGTTGGATACGGGCCATCAACAGCCGCTCCGGCGATTCTGGTTATAGAAGAAGATGGCACAATTAGAACTGAGTTGGGTAATGCTCCGGGATTTGGAGAAGATGTGTACGGCAACAATTTTGCATTCGATGCAGAAAACAATGTGTTAACCTACACTGCTGTTTTCGAAGACGGATTTAATTTTGCAGTTCAATTAACCTTACAATAA
- a CDS encoding TlpA disulfide reductase family protein: MKKFLILIFGVALFACSQQKGYKIEVKLDGADGQILLEERGGSQWIAVDTADIVDGVAVLEGEVATPGLYYISVAGQRAKALIFVENTKMTMTGKADSINVASITGSKTHDEYMEIDKKIQAISEEYMGLYQEARTAGASGDTATANALMVKVEELYESTNTLQEDFVKEKTASYVTPYLLSRIQYGKEADELETLVNALDPKLQEVASIVEIKEKITKLKKVAVGEIAPDFAQNDADGNPIKFSDVYSQNELTLIDFWASWCSPCRAENPNVVAVYNQYKDQGFTVFGVSLDRDKTAWLQAIEDDQLTWTHVSDLAYWDNAAAKLYAVSGIPHSILVDKTGKILAKNKRGAELGEAVAEFLNK, translated from the coding sequence ATGAAGAAGTTTCTGATTTTAATTTTTGGTGTGGCTTTATTTGCCTGCTCTCAGCAAAAAGGGTACAAAATAGAAGTAAAGCTTGATGGTGCCGATGGACAAATTTTATTGGAAGAACGTGGCGGAAGTCAATGGATTGCTGTGGATACAGCAGATATTGTTGACGGAGTTGCTGTTTTGGAAGGCGAAGTTGCGACACCAGGTTTGTATTACATTTCGGTAGCCGGACAACGTGCAAAGGCATTAATTTTTGTTGAAAATACAAAAATGACCATGACCGGAAAAGCTGACTCGATTAATGTGGCAAGTATTACCGGTTCGAAAACCCATGACGAATACATGGAAATTGACAAAAAAATTCAGGCTATTAGTGAAGAATACATGGGGCTTTACCAGGAGGCGCGAACTGCAGGTGCATCAGGAGATACTGCCACAGCAAATGCACTGATGGTAAAGGTGGAAGAATTGTATGAGAGTACAAATACGCTTCAGGAAGATTTTGTAAAGGAAAAAACAGCATCGTATGTAACTCCTTATTTACTTTCCCGCATTCAATATGGTAAAGAAGCCGATGAACTGGAAACTTTGGTAAATGCATTGGATCCAAAATTGCAGGAAGTAGCTTCAATCGTTGAGATTAAAGAAAAAATAACAAAACTTAAAAAAGTTGCGGTAGGTGAAATCGCACCCGATTTTGCGCAAAACGATGCCGATGGAAATCCAATTAAATTTTCGGATGTGTATTCGCAAAACGAACTTACTTTGATTGATTTTTGGGCCTCGTGGTGCAGTCCTTGCCGTGCAGAGAATCCAAATGTAGTTGCCGTTTATAATCAATACAAAGATCAGGGATTTACCGTGTTTGGTGTTTCTCTCGACAGAGATAAAACAGCATGGTTACAAGCCATTGAAGACGACCAATTGACCTGGACACATGTTTCTGATTTGGCATACTGGGATAATGCAGCGGCCAAATTGTATGCAGTTAGCGGAATTCCACATAGTATTTTAGTGGATAAAACTGGTAAAATACTTGCTAAGAACAAACGCGGAGCAGAGCTGGGAGAAGCTGTTGCCGAGTTCCTGAACAAATAA
- a CDS encoding DMT family transporter: protein MQNHFGEIAGVLTAIFWTVTSLAFESAGKKVGSLSVNLIRLVMAFFFIGIYSWIARGFFFPTDANWFQWKWLAFSGLIGFVIGDLLLFQAFVVIGARISMLMMALAPPFAALIGWLLLGEVLQPMSWLGMAITMVGIVIVILKREKTEENGEIVKKIKSNYSVSGILLALGGALGQAAGLVISKKGMGDYDAFSASQIRVLTGIVGFTILFFFMRRWPKVWEALQHTSAMKRITLGAFFGPFLGVSFSLLAVQHTQAGIAATLMAIVPVLIIGPAIILFKEKVNWKEILGAVITVIGVAMFFL, encoded by the coding sequence ATGCAAAATCATTTTGGAGAAATAGCAGGTGTATTAACCGCCATTTTCTGGACGGTTACCAGTCTGGCTTTCGAGTCGGCAGGGAAAAAAGTGGGATCGCTCTCAGTGAATCTGATTCGGCTTGTGATGGCTTTCTTTTTTATTGGTATTTACAGTTGGATTGCACGTGGTTTTTTCTTTCCTACCGATGCAAATTGGTTTCAATGGAAATGGCTGGCCTTTTCCGGACTAATTGGTTTTGTGATTGGCGACCTGTTGTTGTTTCAGGCTTTTGTAGTAATCGGTGCCCGCATTTCGATGTTGATGATGGCTTTGGCCCCACCGTTTGCCGCTTTAATTGGCTGGCTGCTTTTGGGCGAAGTACTACAACCAATGAGCTGGCTGGGAATGGCAATTACAATGGTTGGAATTGTGATTGTAATTCTGAAACGTGAAAAAACGGAAGAGAACGGCGAGATTGTAAAGAAAATTAAAAGTAATTATTCGGTAAGCGGTATTTTACTTGCCCTGGGTGGAGCACTCGGTCAAGCCGCAGGCCTGGTAATCAGCAAAAAGGGGATGGGCGATTACGATGCGTTTTCTGCTTCTCAAATTCGGGTATTAACAGGTATTGTGGGATTCACCATTTTGTTCTTTTTTATGCGTCGCTGGCCAAAAGTATGGGAGGCACTTCAACATACTTCCGCCATGAAACGAATTACCTTAGGAGCATTTTTCGGACCTTTTTTAGGCGTTTCGTTTTCATTGCTTGCTGTTCAGCATACGCAGGCTGGTATTGCCGCTACTTTAATGGCAATTGTACCGGTGCTTATCATTGGCCCGGCCATAATTCTGTTTAAAGAGAAAGTGAACTGGAAAGAAATTCTTGGAGCTGTTATTACTGTTATTGGTGTGGCAATGTTCTTCTTATAA
- a CDS encoding DEAD/DEAH box helicase, which yields MQFEDLDLIEPILKALDDQNYTEPTPIQEKAIPLVLNRKDVLGCAQTGTGKTAAFAIPIIQHLYYNQQHKQHHRKIKALVITPTRELAIQIGDSFSTYSKYTQLRNTVIFGGVKQGAQVNALRNGVDVLVATPGRLLDLMDQGYIRLNDIEYFVLDEADRMLDMGFIHDIRKIIDKLPHKRQSLFFSATMPGKIVELSRKILNNPKKVEVTPASSTAETIQQYIYFTNREDKKNLLKHILEDQKMKQVLLFSKTKHGADKIARNLVKQKIKAAAIHGDKGQNQRQKALAQFKAGEVRVLVATDIAARGIDIDKLQYVINYDIPNISETYVHRIGRSGRAGENGVAISISEPEENSFVKDIEKLINQKISVVKDNPYPQTDKPMTDSEKKEWEKEKQKRKKEFFANRNLQGGKAKSRNHSRSRR from the coding sequence ATGCAATTTGAAGATCTGGATTTAATAGAGCCCATTTTAAAAGCTCTTGACGATCAAAACTATACCGAGCCCACTCCCATTCAGGAAAAGGCCATTCCACTTGTTCTTAATCGCAAAGATGTTTTAGGGTGTGCACAAACAGGAACCGGAAAAACCGCAGCATTTGCCATCCCTATTATCCAGCATTTATATTACAATCAGCAACACAAACAACATCATCGTAAGATTAAAGCCCTGGTTATTACTCCAACCCGCGAGTTAGCCATTCAAATTGGCGATAGTTTTAGCACCTACAGCAAATACACTCAACTTAGAAACACGGTAATCTTTGGGGGCGTAAAACAAGGAGCGCAGGTAAATGCTCTGAGAAATGGTGTTGATGTTTTAGTTGCCACACCAGGCCGTTTGCTCGATTTAATGGATCAAGGTTACATTCGTTTAAACGACATTGAATATTTTGTTTTGGATGAAGCAGACAGAATGCTCGACATGGGCTTTATTCACGACATTCGAAAAATTATTGACAAACTTCCACACAAACGTCAGTCCTTGTTTTTCTCGGCTACCATGCCCGGGAAAATTGTGGAGTTATCGCGTAAAATACTGAATAATCCGAAAAAAGTGGAAGTTACACCTGCCTCATCCACCGCTGAAACCATTCAGCAATACATCTATTTTACCAACCGCGAAGACAAAAAGAATTTGCTGAAACACATTCTTGAGGATCAGAAAATGAAGCAGGTTTTACTTTTTTCGAAAACCAAACACGGAGCAGATAAAATTGCGCGGAACCTGGTAAAACAAAAGATTAAAGCCGCTGCAATTCACGGCGACAAAGGGCAAAACCAGCGTCAGAAAGCACTGGCTCAGTTCAAAGCCGGGGAAGTTCGGGTTTTGGTAGCCACCGATATTGCTGCACGGGGTATCGACATCGATAAACTTCAATATGTAATTAATTACGATATTCCGAATATTTCGGAAACGTATGTACATCGCATTGGCCGTTCGGGGCGGGCTGGCGAAAATGGTGTTGCCATTTCGATAAGCGAACCGGAAGAAAATTCATTTGTAAAAGACATTGAAAAACTGATCAATCAGAAAATCAGCGTTGTAAAAGACAATCCATACCCGCAAACCGATAAACCCATGACCGATTCGGAGAAAAAGGAATGGGAAAAGGAAAAACAAAAAAGGAAAAAAGAATTTTTTGCCAATCGGAATTTACAAGGAGGGAAAGCAAAATCGCGGAATCACTCACGATCGCGACGATAG
- a CDS encoding patatin-like phospholipase family protein, translating to MSKKVALVLSGGGARGLAHIGVIEELEKQGYEITSIAGTSMGALVGGVFASGKLQEFKEWITGLSRHEMFLLVDFTFGGGGLIKGEKVLNAMKEIIPDKNIEDLRIPYSATATDIIKHEEVVFTSGSLYYAIRASIAIPSVFTPVLKDDSVIVDGGVLNNVPISNVERNENDLLVVVNVNADIPQKAIKVPKKELKKKESAYLKWINDFTEFVGKNHPREKKESLNFLTLIDKTIYTGMQKLAHHSISQGKPDILVNISRHSSGTYDFYKAKELIETGRLAAIETLANN from the coding sequence ATGAGCAAAAAAGTAGCACTGGTATTGTCAGGAGGGGGAGCCCGGGGACTTGCACACATAGGAGTTATCGAAGAACTTGAAAAACAAGGTTACGAGATTACTTCCATAGCCGGCACATCGATGGGTGCTCTTGTTGGAGGCGTTTTTGCCAGTGGAAAACTCCAGGAATTTAAAGAGTGGATAACCGGACTTAGCCGACACGAAATGTTTTTACTGGTTGATTTTACCTTTGGTGGCGGAGGATTAATTAAAGGCGAAAAGGTACTGAATGCCATGAAAGAAATTATCCCCGATAAAAATATTGAAGATCTTCGAATACCTTATTCGGCAACAGCTACAGATATTATTAAACACGAAGAAGTTGTTTTCACATCAGGTAGTTTGTATTATGCAATCCGGGCTTCCATTGCCATTCCATCGGTTTTTACGCCCGTTTTAAAAGACGATTCGGTTATTGTTGACGGCGGTGTTTTAAACAATGTGCCAATTTCGAATGTAGAACGAAACGAAAACGATTTGTTAGTGGTTGTGAATGTGAATGCCGATATTCCGCAAAAAGCAATTAAAGTGCCCAAAAAGGAACTAAAAAAGAAAGAAAGTGCCTACCTGAAATGGATAAATGATTTTACCGAGTTTGTTGGAAAGAATCACCCCAGGGAAAAAAAGGAAAGTTTGAACTTTTTGACCTTAATAGACAAAACCATTTATACCGGAATGCAAAAGCTGGCACACCATTCCATTAGTCAGGGCAAACCCGATATTTTAGTCAATATTTCAAGACACTCTTCGGGCACCTACGATTTTTACAAAGCAAAAGAACTGATTGAAACAGGAAGATTGGCCGCTATTGAAACACTAGCAAACAATTAA